Proteins encoded within one genomic window of Halocatena marina:
- a CDS encoding universal stress protein, whose amino-acid sequence MGIATDDAQARAKAKAVSDLPGESISATIVHADDDVDLLSIPSISDVHDYLIDHGVDVSLLATDRTPANAILDTAEREDADLICIGGRHRSLAGKMQMRIGAEAIILNTNRPVLIAGRE is encoded by the coding sequence ATGGGAATCGCAACTGACGATGCGCAGGCTCGTGCGAAAGCCAAAGCGGTCTCCGATCTACCAGGCGAATCCATCTCTGCCACGATCGTCCACGCTGACGACGATGTGGACCTTCTATCAATTCCTTCCATCAGCGATGTCCACGACTATCTCATTGATCACGGGGTCGATGTGTCACTGCTCGCAACTGATCGAACACCCGCAAACGCGATTCTCGATACCGCCGAGCGTGAGGATGCGGATCTCATTTGTATCGGCGGACGGCATCGCTCACTCGCCGGAAAAATGCAGATGCGAATCGGTGCTGAAGCGATCATTCTCAACACCAACCGACCAGTCTTGATCGCCGGTCGAGAATAA
- the acs gene encoding acetate--CoA ligase produces MSNEEQELEARLADQEYFRPSPEFVGQANVSDPAIYDRFDDFPAGFEEYAELLDWDKRWDEVLDASNPPFYEWFVGGELNASYNCVDRHLDERKNQAALRWEGEDGTQRTLTYQDLYREVNEMAAALQSIGVEEDDIVTIHLPMVPALPITMLACARLGAPHSVVFAGFSASALAERVRDADSEYIITIDGYYRRDELLDHIQKTDQALTEVEHDPQVLAWTRHDDARHEIDEEYTMVDDLLAEHRREEVEPVSRAAEDPLFLMYTSGTTGKPKGCQHRTGGYLAYVTGTSKYVEDIKPEDTYWCSADIGWITGHSYIVYGPLALGTTSLMYEGAPDHPHKGRIWEIAERYDVDIFHTSPTAVRMFMKWGEEYPEEYDFDFRHMTTVGEPIQPEAWLWYYTHIGDESAVIVDTWWQTETGGHLITNLPALQDMKPGSAGVPAPGIAPALYNDAGESLESANGQAGNLVIENPWPGMLQTVYGDDERFINTYWADFSETDSDDWHDWTYKAGDGAVHAQDGYFRVLGRLDDVMNVAGHRLGTMELESAVAEVEAVAEAAVAAREHAEKGEVPDVYVTLREGQEESEEVREAIVGAIETEIGPFARPANVLFVADLPKTRSGKIMRRLLEDISNEEELGDTTTLRDPSVPEQIREQIQAG; encoded by the coding sequence ATGAGCAACGAGGAACAAGAACTGGAAGCTCGATTAGCTGATCAGGAATATTTCCGGCCCTCACCCGAGTTCGTCGGGCAGGCGAACGTGAGTGATCCAGCAATCTACGATCGATTCGATGATTTTCCGGCGGGTTTCGAAGAATACGCCGAATTATTGGACTGGGACAAACGCTGGGATGAGGTGTTAGACGCGAGCAACCCCCCGTTTTATGAGTGGTTCGTCGGCGGGGAGTTGAATGCCTCGTACAACTGCGTCGATCGACATCTCGACGAGCGCAAGAATCAAGCGGCACTGCGTTGGGAGGGCGAAGACGGCACACAGCGCACGCTCACCTACCAAGATCTCTACCGAGAGGTCAACGAGATGGCGGCCGCCTTACAATCAATCGGTGTTGAAGAAGACGACATCGTGACGATCCACCTTCCCATGGTGCCCGCCTTGCCGATCACGATGCTAGCGTGTGCTCGTCTTGGCGCCCCCCATTCGGTGGTGTTCGCGGGCTTTTCGGCCAGCGCGCTAGCCGAGCGAGTGCGTGATGCCGACTCCGAGTACATCATCACGATCGACGGCTACTACCGCCGAGACGAGTTGCTCGATCACATCCAGAAAACCGATCAGGCGCTCACAGAGGTCGAACACGACCCACAGGTACTGGCGTGGACCCGCCACGACGACGCTCGTCACGAGATCGACGAGGAGTATACGATGGTCGACGACTTACTGGCCGAGCACCGTCGTGAGGAGGTCGAGCCAGTCTCACGGGCGGCTGAGGATCCGCTGTTCTTGATGTACACCTCAGGGACGACAGGCAAGCCCAAGGGCTGTCAGCACCGGACAGGAGGATATCTCGCGTACGTGACGGGAACTTCGAAATACGTCGAGGATATCAAGCCTGAGGACACCTACTGGTGTTCGGCGGATATCGGCTGGATTACTGGGCACTCGTATATCGTGTATGGGCCGCTCGCGCTCGGAACGACGTCGCTCATGTACGAGGGTGCGCCGGATCATCCACACAAGGGACGCATCTGGGAGATCGCAGAGCGCTACGACGTGGATATCTTCCACACCTCTCCCACTGCCGTGCGGATGTTCATGAAATGGGGCGAAGAGTATCCCGAAGAGTACGACTTTGACTTCCGGCATATGACGACAGTTGGTGAACCGATCCAGCCCGAGGCGTGGCTGTGGTATTACACCCACATTGGCGATGAAAGCGCGGTGATCGTCGACACGTGGTGGCAGACCGAAACAGGCGGACACCTGATCACGAACCTCCCTGCGCTCCAAGACATGAAGCCCGGGAGTGCAGGTGTGCCTGCTCCAGGAATCGCTCCCGCACTCTACAACGATGCGGGCGAATCTCTCGAATCAGCGAACGGTCAAGCGGGTAATCTCGTGATCGAGAACCCATGGCCGGGAATGCTCCAGACGGTCTACGGTGACGACGAGCGATTCATCAATACCTACTGGGCGGACTTTTCGGAGACAGACTCTGATGACTGGCACGATTGGACGTACAAGGCAGGCGACGGCGCGGTCCACGCCCAAGATGGTTACTTCCGGGTGCTCGGGCGGTTAGATGACGTGATGAACGTGGCGGGGCACCGGCTGGGAACGATGGAGCTCGAATCAGCAGTCGCAGAAGTCGAAGCCGTGGCCGAGGCAGCGGTAGCCGCACGCGAGCACGCCGAGAAAGGGGAAGTTCCGGACGTCTACGTCACGCTGCGCGAAGGTCAGGAAGAAAGCGAGGAGGTACGCGAGGCGATCGTCGGGGCGATCGAAACGGAAATCGGACCATTCGCGCGACCGGCGAACGTGCTGTTTGTCGCTGATTTGCCCAAGACTCGATCGGGGAAGATCATGCGCCGGCTGCTTGAGGACATCTCGAACGAGGAGGAACTGGGCGATACGACGACGCTACGCGATCCCAGCGTCCCCGAACAGATCCGCGAACAGATCCAAGCAGGCTGA
- a CDS encoding 23S rRNA (uridine(2552)-2'-O)-methyltransferase produces the protein MSRRDQYYNKAKQQGYRSRAAYKLKQLDDTANLIDEHATVVDLGAAPGGWLQVAHELAGDEGTVIGVDRQRIKPIDGCETIKGDMTDAETRERLHERIGKADVVLSDMAPNMSGEYSLDHARSIHLARQAFETALAVLAPDGAFVVKVFDGPDLSKFRSDIEGEFQYVRAVRPDASRDESSELYLVGKGRLTAPVQVGDELDVEIVDTGHEGDGIAKVDGYTLFVPDTEVGETVRTRIDDVKPNFGFGERME, from the coding sequence ATGTCTCGTCGAGATCAGTACTACAACAAGGCGAAACAACAGGGCTACCGTTCGCGGGCCGCGTACAAGCTCAAGCAGCTCGATGATACAGCCAATCTCATCGACGAGCACGCCACGGTTGTCGACCTCGGGGCAGCCCCCGGAGGCTGGCTTCAGGTTGCACACGAGCTTGCCGGTGATGAGGGGACGGTCATCGGCGTTGATCGTCAGCGCATCAAGCCGATTGACGGATGTGAGACGATTAAGGGTGATATGACCGACGCGGAAACGAGAGAACGGCTACACGAGCGGATCGGAAAGGCAGACGTCGTCCTCTCGGATATGGCACCGAACATGTCTGGTGAGTACTCACTCGATCACGCCCGATCGATTCATCTCGCTCGACAGGCGTTCGAAACCGCCCTTGCTGTGCTCGCACCAGATGGCGCGTTTGTGGTGAAGGTGTTTGATGGACCAGATCTTTCGAAGTTCCGCTCGGACATCGAGGGCGAGTTCCAGTACGTCCGTGCCGTCCGACCAGACGCCTCTCGAGATGAATCCTCTGAGCTGTATCTCGTCGGAAAGGGACGGCTCACCGCACCGGTCCAGGTTGGCGACGAACTCGACGTTGAGATTGTCGACACCGGCCACGAAGGCGATGGTATCGCAAAAGTCGACGGATACACGCTCTTTGTTCCGGACACTGAAGTAGGCGAGACGGTCCGAACACGTATCGACGATGTGAAGCCAAACTTCGGCTTCGGAGAACGAATGGAGTGA
- the gcvPB gene encoding aminomethyl-transferring glycine dehydrogenase subunit GcvPB, with amino-acid sequence MKYDQARWTNGDDCYEPLLTEKRSEDVAVESTESELPADLTRESLSLPALSEPELARHYTRLSEMNYGIENGPFPLGSCTMKYNPSFTEDVAALPAGAVHPDRSSDSVQGTLELMYRLQEYLERIGGMDAVTLQPPAGAAGEFTGILVAKAYHEAHGNDRNEVLVPDSAHGTNFATAALAGYDVVSLPSAEDGRVDLDALSAAVSDDTAALMLTNPNTLGLFERDITEIADIVHDAGGLLYYDGANLNALLGRARPGDMGFDVMHYNVHKTFATPHGGGGPGAGPVGVVDELEEFLPEPRVEQTDDGFELFSPERTIGRVHGYQGNWLVLVKTYAYIARLGDAGLTDASAKAVLNANYLASQIEYDIPFDPFHHEFVASADMDAASVAKRMLDHGVHPPTTKWPEAVDEALMTEPTEIENQRTLDQLAHAFNAVAAESEETVESAPQRTTARQIDQASAARNPRLSWHALDESDTDT; translated from the coding sequence ATGAAGTACGACCAAGCACGCTGGACGAACGGAGACGACTGCTATGAGCCACTCCTCACGGAGAAGCGATCGGAGGACGTTGCTGTCGAGTCCACCGAGTCCGAACTCCCAGCGGACCTTACGCGTGAGTCGCTCTCACTCCCCGCTCTCTCCGAGCCAGAGCTCGCACGACACTACACCCGGCTCTCTGAAATGAACTATGGGATCGAAAATGGTCCGTTTCCGCTCGGCTCCTGTACGATGAAGTACAATCCGTCGTTCACCGAGGACGTGGCTGCACTCCCTGCCGGAGCCGTTCACCCCGACCGATCCTCCGATAGCGTACAGGGGACGCTCGAACTCATGTACCGACTGCAGGAGTATCTCGAACGAATCGGCGGGATGGACGCCGTCACGCTCCAACCACCGGCCGGTGCGGCGGGTGAGTTCACTGGTATCCTCGTCGCCAAAGCATACCACGAGGCACACGGAAACGACAGAAACGAGGTCCTCGTTCCGGACAGCGCCCACGGCACGAACTTCGCAACCGCGGCGTTAGCGGGCTACGACGTGGTGAGTCTCCCTAGTGCCGAAGACGGCCGCGTCGATCTGGATGCGCTGTCGGCTGCTGTGAGCGATGACACCGCTGCGCTCATGCTTACGAACCCGAACACGCTCGGACTGTTCGAGCGTGACATCACAGAAATCGCCGACATCGTCCACGACGCTGGTGGGTTGCTCTACTACGACGGTGCGAACCTAAACGCGCTACTCGGACGTGCCCGTCCAGGCGACATGGGCTTTGACGTCATGCACTATAACGTCCACAAGACGTTTGCAACGCCCCACGGTGGTGGTGGTCCCGGCGCAGGTCCCGTCGGCGTCGTCGACGAACTCGAAGAATTTCTGCCCGAACCGCGTGTCGAGCAGACAGATGATGGGTTCGAACTGTTTTCACCCGAACGCACGATCGGGCGAGTCCACGGTTATCAGGGCAACTGGCTCGTGCTCGTCAAGACCTACGCCTACATTGCCCGACTCGGAGATGCTGGCCTGACCGATGCGAGCGCAAAGGCCGTGCTGAACGCGAACTACCTCGCAAGCCAGATCGAATACGACATCCCGTTCGATCCATTCCACCACGAATTCGTCGCCAGCGCGGATATGGACGCCGCCTCTGTCGCAAAGCGTATGCTCGATCACGGTGTCCACCCGCCGACAACGAAGTGGCCCGAAGCCGTGGACGAAGCGCTGATGACAGAACCGACCGAAATCGAGAACCAGCGGACGCTCGACCAGCTTGCTCACGCGTTCAACGCCGTGGCAGCAGAAAGCGAGGAGACGGTCGAGAGTGCACCACAGCGCACCACAGCGCGGCAGATCGATCAAGCAAGCGCGGCCAGAAACCCACGGCTGTCGTGGCACGCGCTGGATGAATCCGACACCGATACGTGA
- a CDS encoding cbb3-type cytochrome c oxidase subunit I, protein MDLSAQLALTVLMGIFLAGVAMVLSRMEDWRSYTPLTSGGTAVSDETGYISEEKPSGLIRWLTTVDHKDIGMLYGVYAVISFVWGGMAAFLMRAELSTPEMDLLAGLGGENLYNALMTSHGITMLFLFGTPIIAALANYFIPLLIGADDMAFPRINAIAFWLLPPGAVLIWAGFFLDPATGGAIQASQTSWTMYTPLSAQQVNPGVDLFLLGLHLTGVSATMGAVNFIVTIFTERGKNINWANLDIFSWTILTQSGLILFSFPLLGSALIMLLLDRNFGTTFFAVDGGGSLLWQHLFWFFGHPEVYILVLPPMGVVSLIIPKFSGRKLFGFKFVVYSTLAIGVLSFGVWAHHMFTTGIDPRIRLSFMAVSLAIAIPSAVKTFNWITTMWNGDLRLTAPMLFCIGFVSNFIIGGVTGIFLSAIPVDLILHDTYYVVGHFHYIVMGAIAFAGFAAMYYWYPIFTGRMYQRTLARWHFGLWMLGSNITFFAMLLLGYEGMPRRYATYVLSDGTPFSILTENLHQIATFGAFLMAIGTIVWLWNFVVSWYEGPVVGEDPWNLREYGMTSPEFEWHARRLQTAVTDGGDETNTVKTDGGTEADED, encoded by the coding sequence ATGGACCTCTCAGCACAGCTCGCGCTGACTGTTTTGATGGGGATATTTCTCGCTGGTGTGGCAATGGTCCTCTCTCGCATGGAGGACTGGCGGTCGTACACGCCACTTACCAGCGGAGGCACCGCCGTCAGTGACGAGACGGGGTATATTTCTGAAGAAAAGCCGTCCGGCCTTATTCGTTGGTTGACGACGGTCGATCACAAAGACATTGGAATGCTCTACGGCGTATACGCCGTCATCTCCTTTGTGTGGGGTGGAATGGCAGCATTCCTGATGCGCGCAGAGCTCTCGACACCGGAGATGGATCTACTCGCCGGACTCGGTGGAGAGAACCTGTATAATGCGTTGATGACGAGCCACGGAATCACGATGCTGTTCCTGTTCGGGACGCCGATTATCGCGGCGCTTGCGAACTATTTCATTCCGTTGCTCATCGGCGCAGACGACATGGCGTTTCCACGGATCAACGCCATTGCATTCTGGCTGCTTCCACCGGGTGCAGTGCTCATCTGGGCGGGCTTCTTCCTTGATCCCGCAACCGGTGGTGCCATTCAAGCATCCCAAACGAGTTGGACGATGTACACACCGCTCTCGGCTCAGCAGGTCAATCCCGGTGTGGATCTCTTCCTCCTCGGCCTCCACTTAACAGGCGTTTCGGCGACGATGGGTGCAGTTAATTTCATCGTTACCATCTTCACTGAACGTGGGAAAAATATCAATTGGGCGAACCTCGATATTTTCTCGTGGACGATCCTTACCCAGTCAGGGCTGATCCTGTTTTCGTTCCCGCTCCTCGGGAGCGCATTGATCATGCTGCTGCTGGATCGGAACTTTGGAACCACGTTCTTCGCGGTCGACGGAGGCGGCTCGCTTCTCTGGCAGCACCTGTTCTGGTTCTTCGGGCACCCCGAAGTGTACATTCTCGTGTTGCCGCCGATGGGGGTCGTGAGCCTCATCATCCCGAAATTCTCGGGGCGGAAGCTATTCGGCTTCAAATTCGTCGTCTACTCCACGTTGGCGATCGGTGTGCTGTCGTTTGGCGTGTGGGCACACCACATGTTCACGACCGGTATCGATCCACGTATCCGGCTGAGCTTCATGGCGGTTTCACTCGCCATTGCGATCCCGAGTGCGGTGAAGACGTTCAACTGGATCACGACGATGTGGAACGGAGACCTTCGATTGACCGCACCGATGCTGTTCTGTATCGGTTTCGTCTCGAACTTCATTATCGGTGGTGTGACCGGGATTTTCCTCTCGGCCATTCCCGTTGATCTCATCCTTCACGATACGTACTACGTCGTCGGTCACTTCCACTACATCGTCATGGGTGCGATCGCCTTCGCTGGCTTCGCTGCCATGTACTACTGGTATCCGATCTTCACTGGTCGGATGTACCAGCGGACACTCGCACGGTGGCACTTCGGACTGTGGATGCTCGGATCCAACATCACGTTCTTTGCAATGTTGCTGTTGGGCTATGAGGGCATGCCTCGCCGATACGCGACGTACGTGCTCTCAGATGGTACTCCATTCTCGATCCTCACCGAGAATCTCCATCAGATTGCTACCTTCGGGGCGTTCCTCATGGCGATCGGAACGATCGTCTGGCTGTGGAATTTCGTCGTCTCGTGGTACGAAGGGCCTGTCGTCGGTGAAGATCCGTGGAACCTTCGAGAGTACGGTATGACATCCCCCGAATTCGAGTGGCACGCACGCCGCCTCCAGACTGCCGTCACCGACGGTGGAGACGAGACGAATACAGTCAAAACCGACGGCGGCACTGAAGCAGACGAAGACTGA
- the gcvPA gene encoding aminomethyl-transferring glycine dehydrogenase subunit GcvPA, whose product MSNNDTGSPFAPHTPDETAFMLDAIGADSEEDLFDIPEEVLFEGEFDIPQQSEQSVIAETDALLDRNADLTEFLGRGHYDHYVPSWVDHLADRSEFLTSYTQYQPEVAQGFLQALFEYQSMLVELTGLPVANCSMYDAATALGEAATLADRVRQTTGKTVLVPELLHHNRRAVLENYVAGTDLTVESYPMDDGNVDLNTLEQRMNEDIALLYAETPTVRGTIEEHLEEIGDLAHAHDALFCLGSDIVALALLQEPASVGVDVVVGEAGSLGLPMSYGMGLGLFACREAFLRQVPGRLVGVSEDATERRAYTLTLQTREQHIRRERATSNICTNQAWVALRTAMCVASLGPDGLLDLANDCVRSARELAARLDAIDGIDAPIHDRHHFREFVVRTDRKAAEITAALEKHGFAVHAIDDHMLQVCTTETNAAARDEFVETLEVIA is encoded by the coding sequence ATGAGCAATAACGACACTGGCAGTCCCTTCGCGCCGCATACGCCTGATGAAACGGCATTCATGCTCGATGCCATCGGGGCAGACAGCGAAGAGGACTTGTTCGACATCCCGGAGGAGGTACTGTTTGAGGGCGAATTCGACATTCCCCAACAGTCAGAACAGTCTGTGATCGCCGAGACCGATGCACTACTCGATAGGAATGCCGATCTGACGGAGTTTCTCGGCCGAGGCCACTACGACCACTACGTGCCGTCGTGGGTCGATCATCTCGCAGATCGGTCTGAGTTCCTCACGAGCTACACCCAGTATCAACCCGAAGTCGCGCAAGGGTTCTTGCAGGCATTATTCGAGTATCAGTCGATGCTCGTCGAGCTGACTGGTCTCCCCGTAGCAAACTGCTCGATGTACGACGCAGCCACCGCGCTCGGTGAGGCGGCGACACTCGCCGACCGAGTTCGACAGACCACGGGAAAGACGGTGCTGGTGCCCGAACTCCTCCACCATAACCGTCGTGCTGTCCTCGAAAACTACGTTGCTGGCACCGACCTGACGGTCGAGTCCTACCCGATGGACGACGGAAACGTCGATCTAAACACCCTCGAACAACGGATGAACGAGGACATAGCGTTGTTGTACGCCGAAACTCCGACCGTTCGGGGCACAATAGAGGAGCATCTCGAAGAAATTGGGGACCTCGCGCACGCGCACGACGCATTATTCTGCCTTGGCTCCGACATCGTCGCGCTCGCGCTGTTGCAGGAACCAGCGAGCGTTGGCGTCGATGTCGTTGTCGGAGAAGCGGGATCGCTCGGACTTCCGATGAGCTACGGGATGGGTCTCGGTCTGTTCGCCTGCCGCGAGGCGTTTTTGCGTCAGGTCCCTGGCCGACTCGTTGGAGTGAGCGAGGACGCGACGGAACGGCGCGCGTACACTCTCACACTACAGACCCGCGAACAGCACATCCGTCGAGAGCGTGCGACGAGTAACATCTGTACGAACCAAGCGTGGGTCGCGCTCCGAACCGCGATGTGTGTCGCATCGCTCGGTCCCGACGGCTTACTCGATCTCGCAAACGACTGTGTCCGGAGCGCGAGAGAGCTAGCTGCGCGGTTGGACGCGATCGACGGCATCGACGCCCCGATTCACGACCGCCACCACTTCCGCGAGTTCGTCGTTCGGACTGACCGGAAGGCAGCTGAGATTACAGCAGCGCTCGAAAAACACGGCTTCGCTGTCCACGCCATCGATGACCACATGCTACAGGTGTGTACGACCGAAACGAACGCCGCTGCGCGCGATGAATTCGTTGAGACACTGGAGGTAATCGCATGA
- a CDS encoding type II toxin-antitoxin system ParD family antitoxin, giving the protein MPKISVEIPQELLDDLDEHVGENGKFVNRSDAIRGSIRKTLDVLDEIDERHGRLQDDE; this is encoded by the coding sequence ATGCCCAAGATAAGCGTGGAGATCCCACAGGAGTTGCTCGACGATCTCGACGAACACGTCGGTGAAAATGGAAAGTTCGTTAATCGGAGTGACGCCATCCGAGGATCGATCAGAAAGACGCTCGATGTGCTCGATGAGATCGACGAGCGCCACGGGAGGTTACAGGACGATGAGTAG
- a CDS encoding queuosine precursor transporter — protein MSRYESDGWQDRVIPVPALALIALFITALVTAQLTASKLLAFTLPVSVPLIANEVVVPGAALAYTLTFFASDCVTELYGKRSAQVMVNIGFLMNFVLLALVWSTIWAPAAQSSAVDPETFKGVLGASTSIILGSLIAYLVSQNWDVIIFHRLREATDGAQLWLRNIGSTATSQLIDTVIFVGIAFVLAPQFLGTGSVLPTAVIVQLIVGQYLLKLLIAILDTPIVYAVVGFVRSNRPEIGASGKRNMSK, from the coding sequence ATGAGTAGATACGAGAGCGATGGATGGCAGGATCGCGTCATACCAGTCCCCGCACTCGCGCTGATTGCGTTGTTCATCACCGCGTTGGTGACCGCACAGCTGACAGCCTCGAAGCTGCTGGCGTTTACGCTACCAGTGTCAGTTCCACTCATCGCTAACGAGGTCGTCGTGCCCGGCGCAGCGCTCGCCTACACGCTCACGTTCTTCGCCTCAGACTGCGTCACGGAGCTCTACGGAAAGCGTTCAGCGCAGGTGATGGTCAACATTGGCTTTCTCATGAACTTTGTTCTGCTTGCGCTCGTCTGGAGCACGATCTGGGCACCTGCGGCCCAGAGCAGTGCTGTCGATCCTGAGACGTTCAAAGGCGTGCTCGGTGCAAGCACAAGCATCATCCTCGGAAGTCTCATTGCCTATCTCGTCAGTCAGAATTGGGATGTCATAATCTTCCACCGGCTGCGTGAAGCGACCGACGGCGCACAACTCTGGTTGCGAAACATCGGCTCGACCGCCACAAGTCAGCTGATAGACACGGTTATTTTCGTTGGAATTGCGTTCGTGCTCGCACCGCAGTTCCTCGGCACCGGTTCGGTCCTCCCGACAGCTGTCATCGTCCAACTCATCGTCGGACAATATTTGCTAAAACTGCTCATCGCTATCCTCGATACTCCGATCGTCTACGCTGTCGTGGGATTTGTACGGTCGAACCGCCCTGAGATTGGAGCCTCTGGCAAACGGAATATGTCGAAGTAA
- a CDS encoding methylmalonyl-CoA mutase, translated as MFDEEDLHEIRASHEEWQAETLDPALDAHGERRDRFATVSNHEVDRLYTPADISNLDYEDDLGYPGEPPYTRGPYPTMYRGRTWTMRQFAGFGTAEETNERFHYLIEEGQTGLSTAFDMPSLMGIDSDDPMSQGEVGKEGVAVDTLRDMEILFDGIDLDTVSTSFTINPSAIVIYAMYLALADQQGVPREQVRGTLQNDMLKEFIAQKEWVIPPKPSVDIVTDVVEYATENTPKFYPVSVSGYHIREAGSTAAQELAFTLADGFAYVEAALERGLDVDSVAPQLSFFFNSHNSVFEEVAKFRAARRIYERVMTERYGAESGAARRLKFHTQTAGQSLTAQQPLNNIIRVTLQAAAAVMGGTQSLHTNSYDEALALPSEEAVRVALRTQQIIADESGLADIVDPLGGSYAIETLTDEMESEVMSYIDEIEEMGDGSIHDGVLRGIDEGYFHREIQDSAYEYQERVDAEEETVVGVNKHTMEEDTRPELLHVGEKSATRQIERLEQVKEQRDDEAVAETLTALEEAILAGKNTVPYVIDAVKAYATMGEIMQVYEAEHGSYTETISVT; from the coding sequence ATGTTCGATGAGGAGGATTTACACGAAATTCGAGCGTCTCACGAGGAATGGCAAGCGGAAACCCTCGATCCGGCGCTCGATGCTCACGGCGAACGCAGGGATCGGTTCGCTACGGTGTCGAACCACGAAGTAGATCGCCTGTATACCCCTGCGGATATCTCCAATCTCGATTATGAGGACGATCTCGGATACCCCGGCGAGCCACCGTACACCCGTGGACCGTATCCGACGATGTACCGAGGGCGCACGTGGACGATGCGTCAGTTCGCCGGATTCGGCACTGCAGAGGAGACCAACGAGCGCTTTCACTACCTCATTGAGGAAGGACAGACCGGACTCTCGACTGCGTTCGACATGCCGAGCCTGATGGGGATCGACTCGGACGATCCGATGAGCCAAGGAGAGGTCGGCAAAGAGGGTGTTGCGGTCGATACGCTTCGGGATATGGAGATCCTCTTCGACGGTATCGACCTCGATACTGTCTCGACATCGTTTACGATCAACCCGAGTGCGATCGTCATCTACGCGATGTATCTCGCGCTGGCAGACCAACAGGGAGTTCCGCGCGAACAGGTCCGTGGGACGCTCCAGAACGATATGCTGAAGGAGTTCATCGCACAGAAAGAGTGGGTCATCCCACCGAAGCCGAGTGTCGACATCGTCACGGATGTGGTCGAATACGCGACCGAGAACACGCCGAAATTCTACCCGGTTTCAGTCTCGGGCTATCATATCCGCGAAGCTGGTTCGACGGCCGCACAGGAACTCGCGTTCACGCTCGCGGACGGCTTTGCGTACGTTGAAGCTGCTCTCGAACGGGGATTGGACGTAGACAGCGTTGCGCCACAGCTCTCGTTCTTTTTCAACTCGCACAACTCTGTGTTCGAAGAGGTTGCAAAGTTCCGCGCCGCTCGGCGCATCTACGAGCGTGTGATGACAGAGCGCTACGGAGCCGAAAGCGGTGCCGCCCGGCGACTGAAGTTCCACACCCAGACAGCTGGGCAGTCACTGACGGCCCAACAGCCGCTCAACAACATCATCCGAGTGACGCTGCAGGCGGCGGCAGCCGTTATGGGTGGCACACAGAGTCTTCACACCAACAGCTACGACGAGGCGCTTGCACTACCGAGCGAGGAGGCAGTCCGCGTCGCACTGCGCACACAACAGATCATTGCTGATGAATCCGGATTGGCTGATATCGTCGATCCGCTTGGTGGAAGCTACGCCATCGAGACGCTCACTGATGAGATGGAATCTGAGGTGATGTCCTACATCGATGAGATCGAAGAGATGGGCGACGGATCGATCCACGACGGCGTCCTCCGAGGCATCGACGAGGGCTATTTCCACCGCGAGATTCAGGACTCGGCCTACGAGTACCAAGAACGCGTCGATGCAGAGGAAGAGACCGTCGTCGGCGTCAACAAGCACACTATGGAAGAAGATACGAGACCGGAACTTCTCCACGTCGGCGAAAAATCCGCGACACGACAGATCGAACGACTCGAACAAGTGAAAGAACAACGCGATGACGAAGCCGTCGCAGAGACACTCACAGCACTCGAAGAAGCGATCCTCGCTGGTAAAAACACTGTCCCGTACGTCATCGACGCCGTGAAAGCCTACGCCACAATGGGCGAAATAATGCAGGTCTACGAAGCAGAACACGGGAGCTATACCGAGACGATTAGCGTAACCTGA
- a CDS encoding cox cluster protein: protein MSQNVPELGGRKFVMYLYVTIVGIAAMAGFTIGSFGIEGLDPELFGVIQLPPTAIGMAVYGALTIATLLGSIFLLMIFVSNRYAEPVDDNS from the coding sequence GTGAGCCAAAACGTTCCTGAGCTTGGCGGTCGGAAGTTTGTGATGTATCTATATGTCACGATCGTCGGCATCGCTGCCATGGCTGGATTCACCATCGGTAGCTTCGGAATCGAGGGACTTGACCCGGAGCTATTCGGTGTGATTCAGCTCCCGCCAACGGCGATCGGGATGGCCGTATACGGTGCACTCACGATCGCAACGCTACTCGGTTCGATCTTCCTGTTGATGATCTTCGTCTCGAACCGATACGCTGAACCGGTCGACGATAATTCGTAA